Within the Fischerella sp. PCC 9605 genome, the region AAGGTAGCAAGTGAAATTTTCTCCTTCATTCGATCAAGAACAATAAACTAACAATTTCTTCTAGTAAGTTTGAGGGTGACAAGCATGTAGCCAGTCAGGGTGAGTTGCTAAATTCTCCCTGATATTTCTGGCAACTATTGCAAGATGTTAGTTCAAGATCTTTGGAACTGCTTGTTTTTTGTTAAATCGTAACATCTCTTATATTTATATTTTTCTTGTAGCGTGCAAACAATCAGGAAAAAATTAAAATCCTGTATTGGTGTCAAGCGTTTAGCTTGACTTTTTAGTTAAGCTATTAGCTAGCTGTTATATGAAAAATACCCATTCTGTGGGTTTTATCCTGTCAAGTAAAGTTATTTATCAGCTTTGGGAATGATTATGGACAAGGAAGTTTGGTTTCGCCCTTTTGTTTGGATGGACTATCGGCTAGCAGTATTATTTGCAGTGATTATTCCCCTGATTTTGCTGATTTGGGCGTTTGTGCAAAAAGCTGAGGGAATGCAACGCTTGTTAACTATTTACTGGCGGGTATCAAGTCTATTGGCCATCACTGTTTACTTAATGATTGCCCAGTATCCGGTGAGTTTCCTTTCAGGGTTTATGGGTCGTATCCTCATACCCATCTCCCTTTGGTTCTGGGTGGATCTTAACGATGAAATTGAGTATCAACCCAACGGACCATTAAAGCTGACTTTTACTTCTTGGCGATGGGCAACAACTATTTATTGTATTTTAGGTTCGCTTGCCTCTATACCTTTTTTGGGTTGTGCTTTTTCTGCAAATCCTAGCAATAATCCTAATTGTAGTGTTTGGTTTGAGGCTCCTTTACTATTCAAAGAATTTTTCCATCCCAATACCAGTGCTGGCTTTCTCGGCATTCTCAGTATAATTTGTTTAGTAATTTACGTGCTTTACTTGAGCTATTTTGTCTTGATTAAGCTGGGTAAGCAGGGGCGTTCCGCTACACAGTAGGAGTTTGTTGTTAGTTGTTTGTTGTTGGGTGTTGGTTTTTTACAAACAACTACCAACCATCAACAACCAACAAAAACAGGTTGCTTTGTATAATTTTTCTTAATGAACAATTCTATAGGTAAAAGACTGGAACAATACACCATCAAACGTCCCCAAGAAGTTTTATTGGTGACAGTGGCAATTGCTGGCGAGGAAGATCAAATAGCTATATTTAAAGGCTTCTCTAGTTCTTTGATGCGTCCTACATGCTTCGATCCGGATGTACCTGTCTTGCCAGAGGAGGCAAAACTTCTCAAAATTGACCGAGTAGCGAGTCCTTATAATCCAGAAGCACCCCGTTATATTCAACAAGAACTGACTTGGGAAGATATGCAGGTTTTACTAGCCCAAGTTGGAGTTTAGTCAATAGTCAATAGTCATTAGTCATTGGTCATTGGTCATTTGTTAGTGGTTAGTCGTTAGTAGTTAGTTGTCATTTATTACTTACTCCCCCACTCTCCCACTCTCCCACTCTTCCACTCTTCCACTCTTCCACTCTTCCACTCTCCCCATCTCCCCACTCTCTGTTCAAGCGCGTTCATCAAATTCTAGTCAAGAGCAAAACAGGTTGTTCGCTAATCGCAAAATTATGTTAATTTATTATGAATAATCATGACAAACCCCAATAAATATATTTTTTAGTAACCACTCTAGGGTAATTTTTTCTTTTTAATACCATTTATAAATACATAGGCTAGACAAACGCCTTTTATTTGCGTTTGTGTGGGATTTACTTTACCTTACAAGCGTGAGCGCACAAATGGTATCAGTTAGACCATAGAGCAACGATTTTTATTTTTAAATTCACACACTCTCCCGATCATGAGTACAGCGGTGACCCTACCAACACAAACACAACAAGCGCCTCAAGCAGTAGAACCTTTGAGGCAAATTAATCGCCAAATGATTGTTATTCTCGATTTTGGTTCTCAGTATTCCGAACTGATTGCTCGCCGAATTCGAGAAACTCAGGTTTATTCGGAAGTTCTCTCTTACCGTACTACAATCGAACAGTTACGAAAGCTTAATCCCAAGGGAATTATCCTTTCTGGTGGCCCTAGTTCAGTTTATGACCAGGGTGCTCCCCATTGCGACCCACAAATTTGGCATTTGGGAATTCCCATTTTGGGTGTTTGCTATGGTATGCAGCTGATGGTGCAACAACTAGGTGGGGAAGTCGCAAGAGCTGAACGAGGCGAGTATGGCAAGGCTTCGTTATATATAGATGATCCGACAGACTTATTTACCAATGTCGAAGATGGCACAACCATGTGGATGAGTCATGGCGACTCAGTCACAAAAATGCCACCAGGGTTTGAATTGTTGGCACATACAGAAAATACTCCCTGTGCTGCGATCGCCGATCACAATCGCAAACTTTATGGTGTCCAATTCCATCCAGAGGTAGTGCATTCTATCGGCGGTTTGCCATTAATCCGTAATTTTGTTTACCATATCTGCGAGTGCGAACCCACCTGGACAACTGCCGCTTTTGTAGAAGAATCAATTCGCGAAATTCGTGCCAAAGTCGGCGATAAGCGGGTACTGCTAGCACTGTCTGGAGGAGTAGATTCTTCTACCCTAGCCTTTTTGCTGCATAAAGCCATCGGCGATCAACTTACTTGTGTATTTATTGACCAAGGCTTTATGCGAAAGTATGAGCCAGAGCGATTGCTGAAAGTATTCCAAGAGCAGTTTCATATTCCTGTAGAGTACGTTAACGCTCGCGATCGCTTCCTGAATGCTCTCAGTGGTATTACCGATCCTGAAGAGAAACGTCGTATAATTGGACACGAGTTCATCAGGGTTTTTGAGGAGGAATCAAAACGGTTAGGGCCCTTTGATTACCTAGCACAAGGCACGCTCTATCCAGATGTGATTGAGTCTGCTGATACCAACGTCGATCCGCAAACAGGCGAACGAGTGGCGGTGAAAATTAAGAGCCATCACAATGTCGGTGGTTTGCCCAAGGATTTGCGATTCAAACTCGTAGAACCACTACGGAAACTGTTCAAGGATGAAGTCCGCAAAGTCGGACGTTCTATTGGCTTGCCAGAAGAAATCGTACAGCGCCATCCCTTCCCCGGGCCTGGTTTGGCGATTCGCATTTTAGGTGAAATCACTGCCGAACGGTTAAAGATTTTGCGGGATGCTGATTTGATTGTGCGGCAAGAAATTAATCAACAGGGCTTGTACAACCAATGCTGGCAAGCCTTTGCTGTATTGTTGCCAATCAAAAGCGTGGGTGTAATGGGCGATCAGCGTACCTACGCTTACCCCATCGTCTTACGCATCGTCACCAGTGAAGATGGCATGACCGCTGACTGGGCGCGTCTGCCTTATGATGTACTCGAAGTGATTTCTAACCGGATTGTTAATGAAGTGAAAGGTGTTAACCGGGTAGTTTACGATATTACTTCCAAGCCGCCTGGAACTATCGAGTGGGAATAGATTTTGTTGGTGGTGAGCCAGCGCGCTCCAAAGGGGGTCTCCCCCATGTAGACGCCCGCAGCGCGGTGAGGCCAGCCCCCCAGAAGGCGGTCTCCGTCACGTAGACGCGCAGCGGCTTCCCGTAAGGGTAGGGGGACTGGCGTAGACGCGCTTTACTCGGCTTCTCGTAGAGTACCCGAAGGGCTTCTCGCAGAGTAGGGCTTCTCGCAGAGTACCCGTAGACGCGCAGCGGCTTCTCGTAGAGTAGGGTTGGTGGTTGGTTGTTGTTTGGAAATACCAACAACAAACAACAAACAACCAACAACTAAGACCTAAGTGGCAACAGAATGGTGAAAGTAGCTCCTTTATCTTCACCATGACTGGCTGCTTGAATAGTTCCGCCATGCAGTTCTACTATATGACGGGCGATCGCTAAACCTAATCCTAAACCACCTTGTTTATTAGAGTCTGCCTGACGGTAACGCTCGAAAACATAGGGCAAAAAATCAGGGCTAATACCAACTCCTGTGTCAGATACTGTGATTTGAGCATAGTTAGCGATTGGGGATTGGGTATTAGTGATTGGGTATTGGGAAAACTCTTTCCCAGTCCCCATTTCCCCTAATCCCCACTCCCGGTGGTCGTGGGGATCCCGAGTTCCCCAATCCCTAGTCCCCAGTCCCTTTGATAAAAGCACCTCCACCTGCCCTCCTTCAGGAGTAAACTTAATAGCGTTAGAAAGCAAATTTCCTAAAACCTGGTGCAAGCGGTTTGGATCGCCGATAGATGCTGGAACTGAGTCATCCAGAATCGACTTTAAAAGAATGTTTTTGGCATTCGCACAAGGATAAGCTGTTTCTAATGCCGCCTGTATAATGGTAGCGAGATGAACATGGCATAGTTGAAGTTCCAGTTTACCCCGGAGTATGCGGGACATATTCAGCAGGTCTTCTAGGAGTCTTGCTTGAGATAGAGCATTGCGTTCGATAGTTTGCAGAGCGCGGATAGTTGTAGCTTCATCCTGTTTTCGAGTTCGCAGCAGATTCGTCCAGCCCAGAATAGCATTGAGAGGAGAGCGCAGATCGTGCGATACCATAGCTACAAACTCGTCTTTGGCACGATTTGCTGCTTCAGCTTCGGCACGGGCAGCTTGCTCAAGCTGAAAAAGACGAGAACGCTCAGCTTCTAATTGTTTGCGATCGTTTATATCTGTACTTGTACCAAACCACTTCGCGATCCGTCCTTGCTCATCCTTTTTAGGTAAGGCTCGGGCTAAGTACCAATGGTAAGTTCCGTCATGACAGCGATAGCGCAGTTCAACTTCGTAAAGTGCTCCTGTATGCAAAGACTGTGCCCATACCTGCATCACTCGCTGGATATCGTCTGGATGCACAACTTCTAACCAACCAAACCCCATCGCCTGCTCAACGGTTTGTCCGGTAAACTCATACCATCGTTGATTGAGATATTCGCATTCGCCGTTTGTAGTGCAAATCCAAACGAGTTGTGGTATTGCCTCCGACAAAAAGCGGTAGCGTTCCTCGCTCTCCCGCAAAGCTTCTTCTATCTGCTTTTTCTTAGTTACATCTCGCCAAGCAGCTACAAAGCCATCTCCCAGCTTGGTAACTCGGATGTCAAAAGCTCTAGTTAACTGCTGTTTGCCGTAACAGTCTGCGTAAGTCAGTGATTCTTTTACAAAAGGTTCACCCGTTTTGACAACTTGGCAATAATGATCAAACAAGCCGTATTCTCGATGTCCAGGTAAAATTTCGCACAGCCTTTTGCCTAACTGCTCCTTCTGGCTCATGCGGTTAGCTTCACAAGCTGCGGCATTCACATAATCTACTCTAAAGTCTACAATTTCCCCTACTTCGTTACGAATCGCTGAAAAAATGCCGAAGCAATCGAGCATATTTTCTACAGAGGTACGGAAACGTTCCTCACTGTGTTGTAGTTGCTGATGTAGCCGGACATGTTCAATCGCAGACTGGATGGTAAAGCACAGGTGTTCCGCTGTAATATCTCCCTTAACCAAATAGTCTTGAACGCCGCTTTTCATAGCCTGCACGGCAACCGCTTCATTACCATGCCCTGTTAACATAATTACAGCTGGCATAGTTCTGTTAATCTGCTGTTTAAATTCTGCCAGAAATTCTAGCCCGTCCATATCTGGCAAAAGAAAGTCTAATAAGATACAATCGGGATGAAATTGTCGACACAATTCCAAGGCACTTTCTCCCGTTTCCTCTTCCAAAATCACGTAGTGATGTTGTTGATTTTGCAGGATGTAGCGGCGATAGACTTGGCGGTCTTCCGGACAATCATCGATGATTAAAATAGTTTGCTGTTGTTGCGCCATGACTACCTGCCGACGGTATCAGGAAGAACCACAATATCCAACCAATAAGTAAGGAAGCTTTGAAGTGTTTGTTTTAATCTGTTGATGTCGATAGGTTTGAGAATATAACTAGCAACACTATTTCGATAACATATTTCAATATCTCTTGGATTAGCAGAGGTGGTAAATACTATAACGGGAATATTCTTTAGGTTTTCATCTTGCTTGACTTGTTGTAATAATTCTCGTCCATCAGTTCCTGGTAGGTTCAGGTCGAGTAAAATCAGTGAGGGGCGAGGAGAAGTCTGAGGATCGCTATAGGCTCCGGTGTGGTAGAGATAGTCTAGCGCTTCATCGCCATCAGTACAGCGAAAGATAGGATTTAGCACTTGTTGACGATACATCACTCGTCGCAGGGCTTCAAAATCTTCGTCGCTGTCTTCAATTACGAGTATTGGTTGAGCACTGTTGCCAATCATAGTTCCACAAGCAAGAGGGAAGAAGGCAGGAGGATAACAAATTTATTATTTAATTTTCATCACAATTCGGACTTCAAGCTTTAGTTATCTTTCTGCAAAGTGAAATAAAATGTACTACCTTCACCGTAGTTAGACTCTACCCAGATTTTACCGTCATGTCGTTCCACAATTTTTTTGGTAATTGTCAGTCCCGCACCTGTACCACCACCATATTTGCTTGGACCGTGT harbors:
- a CDS encoding DUF3177 family protein → MDKEVWFRPFVWMDYRLAVLFAVIIPLILLIWAFVQKAEGMQRLLTIYWRVSSLLAITVYLMIAQYPVSFLSGFMGRILIPISLWFWVDLNDEIEYQPNGPLKLTFTSWRWATTIYCILGSLASIPFLGCAFSANPSNNPNCSVWFEAPLLFKEFFHPNTSAGFLGILSIICLVIYVLYLSYFVLIKLGKQGRSATQ
- a CDS encoding DUF7734 family protein gives rise to the protein MNNSIGKRLEQYTIKRPQEVLLVTVAIAGEEDQIAIFKGFSSSLMRPTCFDPDVPVLPEEAKLLKIDRVASPYNPEAPRYIQQELTWEDMQVLLAQVGV
- the guaA gene encoding glutamine-hydrolyzing GMP synthase, with the translated sequence MSTAVTLPTQTQQAPQAVEPLRQINRQMIVILDFGSQYSELIARRIRETQVYSEVLSYRTTIEQLRKLNPKGIILSGGPSSVYDQGAPHCDPQIWHLGIPILGVCYGMQLMVQQLGGEVARAERGEYGKASLYIDDPTDLFTNVEDGTTMWMSHGDSVTKMPPGFELLAHTENTPCAAIADHNRKLYGVQFHPEVVHSIGGLPLIRNFVYHICECEPTWTTAAFVEESIREIRAKVGDKRVLLALSGGVDSSTLAFLLHKAIGDQLTCVFIDQGFMRKYEPERLLKVFQEQFHIPVEYVNARDRFLNALSGITDPEEKRRIIGHEFIRVFEEESKRLGPFDYLAQGTLYPDVIESADTNVDPQTGERVAVKIKSHHNVGGLPKDLRFKLVEPLRKLFKDEVRKVGRSIGLPEEIVQRHPFPGPGLAIRILGEITAERLKILRDADLIVRQEINQQGLYNQCWQAFAVLLPIKSVGVMGDQRTYAYPIVLRIVTSEDGMTADWARLPYDVLEVISNRIVNEVKGVNRVVYDITSKPPGTIEWE
- a CDS encoding hybrid sensor histidine kinase/response regulator, yielding MAQQQQTILIIDDCPEDRQVYRRYILQNQQHHYVILEEETGESALELCRQFHPDCILLDFLLPDMDGLEFLAEFKQQINRTMPAVIMLTGHGNEAVAVQAMKSGVQDYLVKGDITAEHLCFTIQSAIEHVRLHQQLQHSEERFRTSVENMLDCFGIFSAIRNEVGEIVDFRVDYVNAAACEANRMSQKEQLGKRLCEILPGHREYGLFDHYCQVVKTGEPFVKESLTYADCYGKQQLTRAFDIRVTKLGDGFVAAWRDVTKKKQIEEALRESEERYRFLSEAIPQLVWICTTNGECEYLNQRWYEFTGQTVEQAMGFGWLEVVHPDDIQRVMQVWAQSLHTGALYEVELRYRCHDGTYHWYLARALPKKDEQGRIAKWFGTSTDINDRKQLEAERSRLFQLEQAARAEAEAANRAKDEFVAMVSHDLRSPLNAILGWTNLLRTRKQDEATTIRALQTIERNALSQARLLEDLLNMSRILRGKLELQLCHVHLATIIQAALETAYPCANAKNILLKSILDDSVPASIGDPNRLHQVLGNLLSNAIKFTPEGGQVEVLLSKGLGTRDWGTRDPHDHREWGLGEMGTGKEFSQYPITNTQSPIANYAQITVSDTGVGISPDFLPYVFERYRQADSNKQGGLGLGLAIARHIVELHGGTIQAASHGEDKGATFTILLPLRS
- a CDS encoding response regulator; the protein is MIGNSAQPILVIEDSDEDFEALRRVMYRQQVLNPIFRCTDGDEALDYLYHTGAYSDPQTSPRPSLILLDLNLPGTDGRELLQQVKQDENLKNIPVIVFTTSANPRDIEICYRNSVASYILKPIDINRLKQTLQSFLTYWLDIVVLPDTVGR